From a region of the Fischerella sp. JS2 genome:
- a CDS encoding AraC family transcriptional regulator, with translation MNTTVSHQTECASLPILSSRNHGWENILVEQFQHPAGEGKCHYSDEHTICLSLVSRPVRLLQIKAGKTYAGLYGKGDISITPAKEPFFARWDGDDHYLEIRIASRFLQNVARETINNNPDHLKLLPEFRTRDPYIESIGMMLLCELKHENLGGRLYIESLANILAVHLLRHYCAAKPHLSISEGGLSERQVLQVLEYINEHLNQDIKLANLAALLGMSQFHFSHLFKQAIGTAPYQYLLQQRVERAKQLLKQTDQSIMEIALECGFSSHSHLSKQFRQFTGMTPKAYRVN, from the coding sequence ATGAACACGACAGTCTCTCATCAAACTGAATGTGCCAGCTTGCCCATTTTGTCTAGTCGCAACCACGGTTGGGAGAATATTCTGGTCGAACAATTTCAACACCCTGCGGGGGAGGGAAAATGTCATTACAGCGATGAACATACGATTTGTCTATCTCTTGTATCCCGTCCAGTACGCTTGCTGCAAATAAAGGCAGGCAAGACCTACGCAGGGCTATATGGAAAAGGCGATATTTCTATCACACCTGCTAAGGAGCCGTTTTTTGCCCGTTGGGATGGAGATGATCACTATTTGGAAATTCGCATTGCGTCTCGGTTTTTGCAAAATGTTGCGAGAGAAACCATTAACAACAATCCCGATCACCTGAAATTACTCCCCGAATTTCGGACTCGCGATCCATATATAGAGTCTATTGGCATGATGCTGCTGTGTGAACTAAAACACGAAAATTTAGGAGGAAGGCTCTATATCGAATCCCTGGCAAATATCTTGGCAGTACATTTGCTCAGACACTACTGTGCTGCTAAGCCTCACCTTTCAATTTCTGAAGGTGGTTTATCTGAGCGCCAAGTTCTTCAAGTCTTGGAATATATCAACGAACATCTAAATCAAGATATCAAGCTTGCAAATTTGGCTGCATTGCTAGGCATGAGTCAATTTCATTTCAGCCATCTGTTCAAGCAGGCGATCGGCACGGCTCCCTACCAATACTTACTTCAACAACGTGTAGAACGGGCAAAACAGCTATTGAAACAAACAGATCAATCGATTATGGAAATTGCTTTAGAGTGTGGATTCAGTAGCCACAGCCATTTGAGCAAACAGTTTCGGCAATTTACAGGCATGACACCTAAAGCTTACAGAGTTAATTAA
- a CDS encoding pentapeptide repeat-containing protein, translating into MKFQLIATATLLAFIGLTEQAFAFNQLDLDQLKATGSCPRCDLSGADLSRLNLTGANLRGSNLKTAILTGANLTNADLTSANLESATLTGANLSGTFFTGAYLKGASLDNTNLSFTGFIGANLEGANLKGAREQLTNYRGANFRVTTLPNGVITSNKPYWWSLQRFSGGACNKFDDNNINGSTCFAE; encoded by the coding sequence ATGAAATTCCAGCTTATTGCCACAGCTACTTTGTTAGCTTTTATAGGACTTACAGAGCAAGCTTTTGCTTTTAATCAACTAGATTTAGACCAATTAAAAGCAACAGGTTCTTGTCCTCGATGTGATTTAAGTGGCGCTGACTTAAGTAGATTGAATTTGACTGGAGCAAATTTACGCGGGTCTAACTTAAAAACAGCTATTTTAACTGGTGCTAATCTCACAAATGCCGATCTGACAAGTGCAAATCTGGAAAGTGCTACATTAACCGGAGCGAATCTTTCAGGGACTTTCTTTACAGGAGCGTACCTAAAAGGAGCATCCTTGGATAATACAAATCTGAGTTTTACTGGTTTTATTGGTGCTAATCTAGAGGGTGCTAACCTAAAAGGTGCTAGAGAACAATTGACTAATTATCGAGGCGCAAACTTCCGAGTAACTACTCTACCCAATGGTGTGATCACTTCTAATAAGCCTTATTGGTGGTCTTTACAGCGTTTCTCTGGGGGAGCATGTAACAAATTTGACGATAATAATATCAATGGCTCAACCTGCTTTGCAGAGTGA
- a CDS encoding M20 family metallopeptidase produces MLSRIKDLATTIAPRLIEIRRHIHSHPELSGQEYQTAAFVAGVLSSSGLHVQEGVGKTGVIGELQGTGEDKRILAIRTDMDALPIQERSGLEFASRTEGIMHACGHDVHTTVGLGTAMILAQIAEEISGKVRFLFQPAEEIAQGASWMVADGAMDQVSGILGVHVFPSIPAGSIGVRYGALTAAADDLEIMITGESGHGARPHEAIDAIWIASQVITTLQQAISRTQNPLRPVVLSIGKINGGRAPNVIADKVQLLGTVRSLHPETRANLPNWIEKIVASICNSYGAKYQVNYRQGVPSVQNDYFLTQLLQSSAEEAWGSDRVQVLPEPSLGAEDFSVYLEHSPGSMFRLGVGFKDRVINYPLHHPQFEIDESAIVTGVVTIAYTAYRYWQQV; encoded by the coding sequence ATGCTTAGCCGTATTAAAGATTTAGCAACAACCATAGCTCCACGCCTAATAGAAATTCGTCGTCACATCCACTCTCACCCAGAGCTTAGCGGTCAAGAGTACCAAACAGCCGCCTTTGTTGCTGGAGTTTTATCTTCCAGTGGACTGCATGTACAAGAAGGAGTAGGTAAAACAGGTGTAATTGGAGAATTGCAAGGTACAGGCGAGGATAAACGGATCTTGGCGATTCGTACTGACATGGATGCTTTGCCCATACAAGAACGTAGTGGTTTAGAATTCGCCTCCCGTACAGAAGGTATTATGCACGCTTGTGGTCATGATGTTCATACCACAGTTGGTTTAGGAACTGCCATGATCTTGGCTCAAATTGCCGAAGAGATTTCTGGGAAGGTACGATTTTTATTTCAGCCAGCCGAAGAAATTGCCCAAGGGGCAAGCTGGATGGTAGCAGATGGGGCGATGGATCAAGTTAGTGGGATACTGGGCGTTCATGTTTTTCCTTCTATCCCCGCAGGTTCAATAGGTGTGCGTTATGGTGCATTGACGGCGGCGGCTGATGATTTAGAGATTATGATTACGGGTGAATCAGGACATGGGGCTCGTCCCCACGAAGCAATAGATGCTATTTGGATAGCTTCGCAAGTTATTACCACACTACAGCAAGCAATTAGCCGCACCCAGAATCCTTTGCGTCCGGTAGTATTGAGCATAGGGAAAATAAATGGTGGTAGAGCGCCAAATGTAATCGCTGATAAAGTCCAATTGTTAGGAACAGTACGATCGCTACATCCGGAAACCCGGGCAAATTTACCTAACTGGATTGAAAAAATAGTTGCTAGTATTTGTAATTCTTACGGTGCAAAATATCAAGTCAACTATCGCCAGGGTGTCCCTAGTGTCCAAAATGATTACTTTTTGACACAGTTATTGCAATCATCCGCAGAAGAAGCTTGGGGAAGCGATCGCGTGCAAGTTTTGCCCGAACCCTCTTTAGGTGCAGAAGATTTTTCTGTATATTTAGAACACTCTCCTGGTAGTATGTTTCGTTTAGGTGTGGGTTTTAAAGATAGGGTAATTAACTATCCACTACACCATCCCCAATTTGAAATCGATGAATCAGCAATCGTCACTGGGGTTGTAACGATCGCATATACAGCTTATCGGTATTGGCAACAGGTTTAA
- a CDS encoding serine/threonine-protein kinase yields MFNTSEIHCINPDCQRPYPQLWGNKFCSCCGAPLQLIDRYVPTARLGSGGFAQIYTVWDQKTQTEKVLKVLVEESPKARELFAQEAAVLSKLRHPGVPRVEPDGYFQRIWVHAKGQQTLPCLVMEKIHGQTLEEIIYKQYPQGCPPELVLNWLSQAVEILRHLHQRNIIHRDIKPSNLMLRTSPKSPPFQGGEWGQLVLIDFGGAKQFGAANIASQPRSTKLFSSGYSPPEQVLGGHVEPSADFYALGRTMIELLTGKHPVDLEDPLTGELHWRSQRHVNPQLADLLDEMMQEQARSRPANTAILQRRLTQITQARPNRVGTNTGSLTVAIANPKSSPSLGFLSDFRNQIQNSVVNFAQSIVQIILFVFGAIAQVFRACLDTIWTMILTSIGAAAGTYSGYVLAYNTKWGKEVGESLSSQLSLLLGNTQSVSGAEILLFAGAGFGTAWGIVTAGGYDQRRRFLVASLMGIFGYGFGWLILQLITPKEDGEGLVALILAAVSLLTLGLGLRSHHIVHAVVTAFGTALPFAFLLYVGLPPTIFNDFFSPTHHWHELLWKIGFFSFVGVVVSFWLGVSHYLVVPGLRLLGWRY; encoded by the coding sequence GTGTTCAACACTAGTGAAATTCACTGCATCAATCCAGACTGTCAGCGTCCCTATCCCCAGCTTTGGGGAAACAAATTTTGTAGTTGCTGTGGTGCGCCCCTACAGCTGATAGATCGCTATGTCCCTACTGCACGTTTGGGATCGGGAGGTTTTGCCCAAATTTACACAGTTTGGGATCAAAAGACACAAACAGAAAAGGTGCTGAAAGTGTTGGTAGAAGAATCACCGAAAGCACGAGAATTGTTTGCCCAAGAAGCGGCGGTTTTAAGCAAGTTGCGACATCCAGGTGTTCCCAGAGTCGAACCAGATGGTTATTTTCAACGTATTTGGGTTCATGCTAAGGGACAACAGACTCTGCCTTGTTTGGTGATGGAAAAAATTCATGGTCAGACTTTGGAGGAGATAATATACAAGCAATATCCTCAAGGATGTCCACCAGAGTTAGTGTTGAACTGGTTAAGTCAAGCTGTGGAAATTTTACGCCATTTGCACCAACGCAATATTATTCATCGTGACATCAAACCTTCTAATTTGATGCTGCGTACCTCCCCTAAATCCCCTCCTTTTCAAGGGGGAGAATGGGGTCAACTCGTACTGATTGATTTTGGTGGGGCAAAACAATTTGGTGCAGCAAATATTGCTTCTCAGCCACGATCTACAAAGTTGTTTTCTTCTGGTTACAGTCCACCGGAACAAGTGCTGGGTGGTCATGTTGAACCTAGTGCTGATTTTTATGCTTTGGGGCGGACGATGATTGAGTTGCTGACGGGTAAGCATCCGGTGGACTTAGAAGATCCTTTAACGGGTGAGTTGCACTGGCGATCGCAACGTCATGTTAACCCGCAACTAGCAGATTTGCTAGATGAAATGATGCAGGAACAAGCGCGATCGCGTCCAGCCAATACAGCGATTCTTCAAAGACGTTTGACACAGATTACTCAGGCACGACCAAATCGTGTCGGAACAAACACTGGTAGTCTAACTGTAGCGATCGCCAACCCTAAATCATCTCCGAGTCTGGGATTTTTATCTGATTTCAGAAATCAAATTCAAAACTCTGTTGTTAATTTTGCTCAAAGCATTGTTCAAATTATTCTTTTTGTGTTCGGTGCGATCGCTCAAGTTTTTCGAGCTTGTCTGGATACAATTTGGACAATGATTCTCACCAGTATAGGCGCTGCTGCGGGTACGTATTCTGGTTATGTTTTAGCCTATAATACAAAATGGGGAAAAGAAGTTGGTGAATCGTTGTCTAGTCAGCTATCCCTGTTGCTAGGGAATACTCAGTCTGTGTCGGGAGCAGAAATCCTTTTGTTTGCTGGTGCTGGGTTTGGTACTGCATGGGGAATAGTGACTGCTGGAGGCTATGACCAGCGACGGCGGTTTTTAGTCGCATCACTAATGGGAATTTTTGGCTATGGATTTGGCTGGTTGATTCTGCAATTAATCACACCAAAAGAAGATGGTGAAGGATTAGTAGCATTGATTTTAGCCGCCGTTTCACTGCTTACCTTGGGCTTAGGTCTGCGTAGCCATCATATAGTTCATGCTGTGGTTACTGCTTTTGGTACGGCACTACCGTTTGCATTTTTGCTTTATGTCGGGCTACCACCAACCATATTCAACGATTTTTTTAGTCCTACCCATCATTGGCATGAATTATTGTGGAAAATAGGTTTTTTTAGTTTTGTAGGTGTTGTGGTTAGTTTTTGGTTGGGAGTGAGTCATTATCTAGTCGTGCCTGGATTGCGTTTGTTGGGCTGGCGTTATTGA
- a CDS encoding ElyC/SanA/YdcF family protein gives MQRNVKHQQQKFPIMRLFRRQYLWMPTTLGWGVIIAVFAVMTSLTVMHIHPFLAINSPLQQADVLVVEGWIPDYALKQAATEYQKKSYSQIITTGVPLEKGSYLLEYKNYAEIAALTLKNIGLESEKIVAVSSPEVKKDRTYASAIALHQWLEKSNSQITAINLFTHDTHARRSWLIFQKALAPKIQVGIISSTPQNYEPNKWWIYSAGVRSIINEIVAYVYAVVVSWKG, from the coding sequence ATGCAGAGAAATGTAAAACATCAACAGCAAAAATTCCCCATCATGCGTTTATTTAGGCGTCAATATCTGTGGATGCCAACTACCTTGGGATGGGGAGTTATTATAGCTGTTTTTGCTGTGATGACGAGTTTGACTGTTATGCACATACATCCATTTCTGGCAATTAATTCACCACTTCAACAAGCTGATGTTTTAGTTGTGGAAGGCTGGATACCAGACTATGCACTAAAACAGGCGGCGACAGAATATCAGAAAAAATCCTACAGCCAAATCATTACTACAGGAGTGCCATTAGAAAAAGGTTCCTATCTTTTGGAATATAAAAATTATGCGGAAATTGCTGCCCTAACTTTAAAAAATATCGGTTTAGAATCAGAAAAAATAGTAGCTGTCTCTTCACCGGAAGTTAAAAAAGATCGTACTTATGCATCTGCGATCGCACTTCATCAGTGGTTAGAAAAATCTAATTCCCAAATAACAGCAATCAATCTTTTTACCCATGATACCCATGCTCGTAGAAGTTGGTTGATATTCCAAAAAGCACTAGCTCCTAAAATTCAAGTCGGAATCATTAGCAGCACACCACAAAATTATGAGCCAAATAAATGGTGGATTTATAGTGCAGGTGTCAGGTCAATTATTAATGAAATAGTAGCTTACGTTTATGCAGTAGTTGTGAGTTGGAAAGGGTGA
- a CDS encoding DUF1772 domain-containing protein produces MALTSYWLFVLKLVAILGCGLVAGVFFAFSTFVMSALARLQPAQGIAAMQSINITVINPLFMMALFGTAAACIFLAVSSLLKWHQLDAAYLLLGSLLYLVGTVGVTILFNVPLNDALATVDPSSTDSASLWNRYLTNWTKWNHIRTVAALAASALLTIALSK; encoded by the coding sequence ATGGCACTTACTAGCTACTGGCTTTTCGTATTAAAGCTTGTCGCGATACTGGGTTGTGGACTGGTAGCTGGAGTTTTCTTCGCCTTCTCGACCTTCGTGATGAGCGCCCTTGCCCGACTCCAACCAGCACAAGGCATTGCTGCCATGCAATCGATCAATATCACAGTGATCAATCCATTGTTCATGATGGCACTTTTTGGAACGGCTGCGGCTTGCATTTTTCTGGCTGTCTCCTCACTGTTAAAGTGGCATCAACTTGATGCCGCCTATTTGCTTCTTGGCAGCCTACTCTATCTTGTCGGCACAGTAGGCGTGACAATCCTGTTCAATGTGCCGCTTAATGATGCGCTGGCGACTGTTGATCCGAGTAGCACTGATAGCGCAAGCCTGTGGAACAGGTATCTTACCAACTGGACAAAATGGAATCATATTCGGACGGTGGCGGCGCTTGCAGCATCTGCATTGCTCACCATCGCACTCAGTAAATGA
- a CDS encoding DUF2301 domain-containing membrane protein, with amino-acid sequence MTTQTVSAPEVYQGQFGEFTITKGDRDGVIIYRSGLMLAAICFAVGSALVLFNPNPTTFKLLTPLYVCFSLGLGISLLTIHIYMVELHRTLQVFWLIGSISAIILGITNSQPLAITIYTQPLTLFGVGFTFAALTGIYFKEAFCFNRLETKLLTPIVPLLLLGHLVGILPIQLEQILLGTWAILFVVFAMRKAVQAIPPDIGDKSVFAYLKSKRSAKV; translated from the coding sequence ATGACTACGCAAACAGTATCAGCACCGGAAGTTTATCAAGGGCAATTTGGCGAGTTTACAATTACTAAAGGCGATCGCGATGGTGTGATTATTTACCGTAGTGGGTTAATGCTAGCAGCAATTTGCTTTGCTGTGGGCAGTGCTTTAGTTTTGTTTAACCCTAATCCTACTACTTTTAAATTACTGACGCCTTTATATGTTTGTTTCAGTTTAGGTCTTGGTATTAGTTTACTCACCATTCATATTTACATGGTGGAGTTACACCGAACTTTACAAGTTTTTTGGCTCATTGGTAGTATATCCGCAATTATCTTAGGAATTACGAATAGTCAGCCTTTAGCTATTACTATTTACACTCAACCATTGACATTATTCGGCGTTGGTTTTACCTTCGCAGCTTTGACTGGTATTTATTTCAAAGAAGCATTTTGTTTCAATCGCCTGGAAACAAAATTACTAACTCCCATCGTACCTTTACTGTTATTAGGACATTTAGTTGGTATATTGCCAATACAGTTAGAACAGATATTGTTAGGAACGTGGGCAATTTTATTTGTTGTTTTCGCTATGCGGAAAGCAGTACAGGCAATTCCACCAGACATTGGAGATAAGTCAGTGTTTGCTTATTTAAAATCAAAACGCTCTGCCAAAGTTTAA
- the dprA gene encoding DNA-processing protein DprA, whose product MAVERGYWLAWSQISGIGPVLLQRLQQHFGTLQSAWEASPTQLEAVEGFGIQTLQKVVQQRSRLHPEQLLIQHQEQNPNFWTPVDPEYPRLLLEIPSPPPLLYFRGEVELRENLGETPLVAIVGTRQPSEYGIRWTRQISTALAKNGFTVVSGLAEGIDTESHAAALKAGGRTIAVLGTGVDVIYPAKNQQLYKQILTAGLVLSEYPSKTPPERTQFPRRNRIIAGLSRAVLVMEAPLKSGALITANYANEFGRDVYVLPGRIDDYPSQGCLKLLSQGAAPILKELDELLRMLGAIPKIDSVSVCLEPQQLILPNLPPELQQVINVISSESLPFDMIIQQTGMAASAVSSALLQLELMGLVSQKPGMRYKRK is encoded by the coding sequence TTGGCAGTTGAACGTGGGTATTGGCTAGCTTGGTCACAAATATCAGGGATTGGTCCGGTATTGCTGCAAAGGTTACAACAGCATTTTGGCACGCTCCAATCAGCTTGGGAAGCTAGTCCCACGCAGTTGGAAGCGGTGGAAGGTTTTGGTATTCAGACATTGCAAAAGGTGGTACAACAGCGATCGCGTCTTCATCCTGAACAATTACTTATCCAACACCAAGAACAAAATCCCAATTTTTGGACACCAGTAGATCCAGAATATCCCCGTTTACTACTGGAAATTCCCAGTCCACCACCACTACTGTATTTTCGTGGTGAAGTAGAACTACGAGAAAATTTGGGCGAAACTCCACTAGTTGCGATTGTGGGTACGCGCCAACCCTCAGAATATGGTATTCGTTGGACTCGTCAAATTAGCACAGCTTTGGCTAAAAACGGTTTTACAGTCGTTTCTGGTTTAGCAGAGGGAATTGATACAGAAAGTCACGCCGCCGCTTTGAAAGCTGGAGGACGCACCATAGCAGTTTTAGGTACAGGTGTAGATGTCATTTATCCAGCCAAAAATCAGCAACTGTACAAACAGATTTTAACTGCTGGGTTAGTTTTAAGTGAGTACCCCAGCAAAACACCACCTGAACGCACTCAATTTCCCCGTCGCAATCGGATTATTGCTGGCTTGAGTCGCGCTGTCTTGGTAATGGAAGCACCGCTAAAATCTGGTGCGTTGATTACAGCTAACTATGCGAATGAATTTGGTAGAGATGTTTATGTCTTACCAGGTAGAATTGATGACTACCCATCCCAAGGATGCTTAAAGTTACTTAGTCAAGGTGCTGCTCCCATTCTCAAAGAATTAGATGAATTGTTAAGAATGCTGGGAGCTATACCAAAAATAGATTCTGTTTCCGTTTGTCTAGAACCACAACAATTAATTTTGCCTAATTTGCCACCAGAACTGCAACAAGTAATAAATGTAATTTCCTCAGAATCTTTGCCCTTCGATATGATTATCCAACAAACAGGCATGGCTGCGAGTGCTGTTTCTAGTGCGTTGTTACAGTTGGAATTGATGGGTTTAGTCTCACAAAAACCGGGAATGAGGTACAAGCGCAAATGA
- the ppk1 gene encoding polyphosphate kinase 1 — protein MTKSKEIAKPINLNDSQYYFNRELSWLEFNRRVLHEALDHRTPLLERLKFTAIFSSNLDEFFMVRVAILKDQVQALLSQRTPDGRTPQEQLEAIAQLLRPMVVEQHNLFEKVLRKEMASDGIHLLNYTDITREQRSYIEELFKQRIFPVLTPLAVDPSHPFPLMANLSLNWAVVVKDPVTGEEKFARVKVPNILPRFIALPKELEPQNGKLNHWTGVPIEQVVAHNLDALFPGMIIKEYHLFRLTRKADISVVEEEADDLLLAIQQELRGRHFRGSVVRLEIQPSMPKSVRKMLMQEMELSESDVYEIDGLINLKDLMSFMALPLPELKDKPWTPVIPPRLRHFHQPSNLSQLDEAENIFSVIQQNDLLVHHPYESFSASVEQFIVQAARDPQVLAIKMTLYRTSGDSEIVSSLIAAAESGKQVAALVELKARFDEENNINWAQKLEKSGVHVVYGLVGLKTHTKIVLVVRQEGERICRYVHIGTGNYNPKTAKLYTDLGLLSCREELGADLTDLFNYLTGYSCQNYYRKLLVSPVTMRDRMIALIRREIEHSQDGKKGRIIAKMNSLVDPQIIATLYKASQAGVEIDLIIRGICCLRPGVPDISENIRVISIIGRFLEHSRIFHFHNNGRDEIYIGSADWMPRNLDRRVEAVTPVEDSKILQNLQNILQIMLADNRQAWELKSDGSYTQRHPGKNEPERHTQNILMEMAAKS, from the coding sequence ATGACTAAATCTAAAGAGATAGCCAAACCTATAAATCTTAATGACTCACAGTATTACTTTAATCGTGAATTAAGTTGGTTAGAGTTTAATCGTCGAGTTTTGCATGAGGCGTTGGATCACCGCACTCCTTTACTCGAAAGACTTAAATTTACGGCTATCTTCAGTTCTAATTTAGATGAATTTTTCATGGTTCGTGTGGCAATACTTAAAGATCAAGTGCAAGCACTCCTAAGCCAACGAACTCCAGATGGACGCACGCCACAGGAACAACTAGAAGCGATCGCTCAACTTTTGCGTCCGATGGTCGTAGAACAACATAATCTGTTTGAGAAGGTGCTACGCAAAGAAATGGCATCTGATGGTATTCATCTTCTCAATTACACAGATATTACTAGGGAACAGCGTTCTTACATAGAAGAATTATTTAAACAACGGATTTTTCCAGTTCTTACACCTCTGGCTGTAGATCCAAGTCACCCCTTCCCTTTGATGGCAAATCTCAGTCTCAACTGGGCGGTAGTTGTCAAAGATCCAGTTACAGGAGAAGAAAAGTTTGCTAGAGTCAAAGTCCCGAATATTCTGCCTCGATTTATTGCCTTACCTAAAGAGTTAGAACCGCAAAACGGTAAATTAAACCATTGGACTGGTGTACCAATTGAACAGGTAGTAGCTCACAATTTAGATGCCTTGTTTCCAGGCATGATCATAAAAGAATATCACCTGTTTCGACTGACTCGTAAAGCTGATATCTCAGTAGTAGAAGAAGAAGCAGATGATTTATTACTAGCAATTCAACAAGAATTACGCGGGCGACACTTTCGTGGTTCTGTAGTGCGGTTGGAAATTCAACCATCAATGCCTAAATCTGTGCGAAAAATGCTGATGCAAGAAATGGAACTGTCCGAAAGTGATGTTTATGAAATAGATGGTTTAATCAATTTAAAGGATTTAATGTCCTTCATGGCTTTGCCATTGCCTGAACTTAAAGACAAACCTTGGACACCTGTAATTCCACCTCGTCTGCGTCATTTTCATCAACCAAGTAATCTTAGTCAATTAGACGAAGCAGAAAATATTTTCTCTGTCATTCAGCAAAATGACTTGCTAGTACACCACCCCTACGAATCCTTTAGCGCTTCTGTAGAACAATTTATCGTCCAAGCTGCCCGTGATCCGCAAGTGCTGGCGATTAAGATGACACTCTATCGCACTTCTGGCGATTCTGAAATTGTAAGTTCGTTAATTGCTGCGGCAGAGAGTGGTAAACAAGTTGCTGCCCTTGTAGAGTTAAAAGCCCGTTTTGACGAAGAAAATAATATTAATTGGGCGCAGAAATTAGAAAAATCCGGTGTGCATGTCGTTTATGGATTGGTAGGATTGAAGACTCACACCAAAATAGTGCTGGTAGTACGTCAAGAAGGAGAGAGAATTTGCCGTTACGTCCACATCGGTACTGGTAACTACAATCCCAAAACAGCCAAATTATACACTGATTTAGGACTGCTGAGTTGTCGAGAAGAATTAGGTGCAGATTTAACAGATTTATTCAATTACCTAACTGGCTATTCTTGTCAGAATTATTACCGTAAGTTACTAGTGTCACCCGTTACTATGCGCGATCGCATGATTGCCCTGATTCGCCGGGAAATTGAACATAGCCAAGACGGTAAAAAAGGTCGAATCATCGCCAAAATGAACTCATTGGTAGACCCCCAAATCATTGCTACCTTGTACAAAGCATCACAAGCTGGTGTAGAAATTGACTTAATTATTCGGGGAATATGCTGCTTACGTCCCGGTGTTCCCGATATCAGCGAAAATATCCGCGTCATTAGTATTATCGGTCGTTTTTTAGAACACTCACGGATTTTTCACTTCCACAACAATGGACGGGATGAAATATATATCGGTAGTGCTGATTGGATGCCTCGCAACCTAGATCGACGTGTAGAAGCCGTTACACCAGTGGAAGATTCAAAGATTTTACAAAACTTGCAAAACATTCTACAAATCATGTTGGCAGACAATCGCCAAGCTTGGGAACTGAAATCAGATGGTTCCTACACCCAGAGACATCCTGGCAAAAATGAACCAGAACGCCACACCCAAAATATACTTATGGAAATGGCAGCGAAATCATGA